One Panicum virgatum strain AP13 chromosome 9K, P.virgatum_v5, whole genome shotgun sequence genomic region harbors:
- the LOC120649799 gene encoding stem-specific protein TSJT1-like, protein MLAVFDPTVAKCPEGLRSPPVAGATAAAAGGVGALMKGFSAAHDGAVTVSLGPSGALAYSAANQSPLVPRLFGAVNDIFCLFQGHIENIANLKQHYGLSKTANEVTILIEAYRTLRDRGPVPASQVVRDLSGKFAFILYDTLSKSTFVAADADGSIPFFWGVDSEDHLVFSDDAGLLKTGCGNSFAPFPKGCFYTTSGGLQSYEHPLHEVKAVPRVDSQGQMCGSTFKVDSEAKKKQDASIPRVGSAADWSNQF, encoded by the exons ATGCTGGCGGTGTTCGATCCCACGGTGGCCAAGTGCCCGGAGGGCCTCCGCAGCCCGCCGGTGGCCGGCGCTACcgctgccgcggccggcggcgtgggcgcgctgATGAAGGGCTTCTCCGCCGCGCACGACGGCGCCGTCACCGTCAGCCTGGGCCCCTCCGGCGCGCTGGCATACTCGGCGGCCAACCAGAGCCCCCTCGTCCCCAG GTTGTTTGGTGCTGTGAATGACATCTTCTGCCTGTTCCAAGGGCACATTGAGAACATTGCAAACCTGAAGCAGCACTACGGCCTGAGCAAGACTGCGAACGAGGTGACCATCCTCATCGAGGCCTACAGAACCCTGAGGGACAGGGGTCCCGTCCCTGCCAGCCAGGTCGTGAGAGATCTAAGTGGAAAGTTCGCGTTCATCTTGTACGACACGCTGTCAAAGTCCACCTTCGTTGCCGCT GATGCTGATGGCAGCATTCCCTTCTTCTGGGGCGTCGACTCTGAGGACCACCTCGTATTCTCTGACGATGCTGGGCTACTCAAGACCGGCTGCGGCAACTCGTTTGCGCCATTCCCCAAAG GTTGCTTCTACACCACCTCCGGCGGGCTGCAGAGCTACGAGCACCCACTGCACGAGGTCAAGGCCGTGCCGCGCGTGGACAGCCAGGGCCAGATGTGCGGCTCCACCTTCAAGGTCGACAGTGAGGCCAAGAAGAAGCAGGACGCCAGCATCCCCCGCGTCGGCAGCGCCGCTGACTGGTCGAACCAGTTCTGA